In Pseudomonas sp. MYb327, one DNA window encodes the following:
- a CDS encoding acyltransferase yields MIGLARRAVGKFVMATGRGRWLYQRFCNPDGFQWAQYLVRWGALHSIGKNVWINLGCNITDPSLLRIGNNVGLSDCTVFGHDGVAGLLAYRFGKTLDSVGPVDILDNCFIGHGAMIMPRVTIGPDSIVAAGAVVTRDVPPGMVVGGNPAKVLCSVEELVLKLEERCVDYPWMDIISQRTVLYDPKVEPILMEMRVKHFFGERINE; encoded by the coding sequence ATGATTGGGCTGGCAAGGCGGGCTGTAGGTAAATTTGTCATGGCAACGGGGCGAGGACGCTGGCTTTATCAACGATTTTGCAATCCCGACGGCTTCCAATGGGCTCAATATCTGGTGCGCTGGGGAGCGTTGCACTCGATCGGTAAAAATGTCTGGATCAATCTTGGGTGCAACATAACCGATCCTTCATTGCTACGAATCGGCAACAATGTAGGCTTATCTGATTGCACGGTGTTCGGGCATGATGGCGTCGCTGGCCTGTTGGCTTATCGCTTCGGTAAAACACTTGATTCCGTCGGACCTGTCGACATACTCGATAACTGCTTTATCGGGCATGGCGCCATGATCATGCCACGCGTAACCATAGGTCCGGATTCAATTGTCGCGGCAGGCGCTGTGGTTACCAGAGATGTCCCACCCGGTATGGTGGTCGGGGGGAATCCTGCGAAAGTGCTCTGTTCGGTTGAGGAACTGGTGTTAAAGCTTGAGGAACGTTGTGTTGACTATCCGTGGATGGACATCATCAGTCAACGCACTGTTTTATATGATCCAAAAGTTGAGCCGATACTTATGGAGATGAGAGTGAAGCACTTTTTTGGTGAGCGCATTAATGAATAG